A single Methanolobus sp. ZRKC5 DNA region contains:
- the radC gene encoding DNA repair protein RadC: MSDYKISIHDMPEEERPRERLLKYGPDALSNAELLAIILRTGTQKENIINLCSRIFSEYNIKQLSHANISRLTQIHGIGNAKAAQIAAVFELARKLEGFTDDPKRKIKSPADVYSLLYPRMREHKRERLVALLLDTKNHVIREEVVSIGSLNANIVHPREVFKAALMESCASVILSHNHPSGDPTPSREDIAVTEKLVEGGKLLGIDVLDHVVIGDGRYVSLKDEGFVR, encoded by the coding sequence ATGAGTGATTACAAGATAAGTATCCACGATATGCCGGAAGAGGAAAGGCCACGTGAAAGGTTGCTCAAATACGGCCCTGACGCACTTTCCAATGCAGAACTTCTTGCCATCATACTTAGAACAGGCACGCAGAAGGAGAACATCATCAACCTTTGCAGCCGTATTTTTTCAGAGTACAATATCAAACAACTGAGCCACGCAAATATTTCCCGGCTCACACAGATCCACGGCATCGGGAATGCAAAAGCAGCACAGATAGCTGCTGTATTTGAACTTGCCCGCAAGCTTGAAGGATTTACCGATGATCCTAAAAGGAAGATAAAATCACCTGCAGATGTTTATTCACTACTCTACCCCCGAATGCGTGAACACAAACGCGAGAGACTTGTAGCACTACTCCTCGATACGAAAAACCATGTGATACGCGAAGAAGTTGTTTCTATCGGCAGCCTGAACGCGAACATAGTCCACCCCAGAGAAGTATTCAAGGCAGCACTCATGGAGTCCTGTGCCTCAGTGATACTCTCACATAATCACCCATCTGGTGACCCTACACCAAGCAGAGAGGACATAGCAGTTACCGAGAAATTAGTAGAAGGCGGCAAACTGCTTGGAATTGATGTGCTGGACCATGTTGTTATTGGAGATGGGAGATATGTTAGCTTGAAGGATGAGGGGTTTGTTAGATAG
- a CDS encoding HepT-like ribonuclease domain-containing protein, with product MIHVYFGVDLEEVWNTITKDIPDLKMAVQNILNNAI from the coding sequence TTGATCCATGTCTATTTTGGTGTTGATCTGGAAGAGGTCTGGAACACTATTACAAAGGATATTCCTGATTTGAAGATGGCTGTGCAGAATATTTTGAATAATGCTATCTAA
- the mmp11 gene encoding methanogenesis marker protein 11: MKDIELNDPYTTPYRGIYAICDRNNEYAEIIEHTNCYGGAAWSKFHYSHSPLILNTRSIGNMIRYIVKTGTSTLELKPSTAAAGIESVVVEGNEVHITYAGLGGGGVGATKCRAFAEGVLCCNYTESGGGRAAKGTVVVPKRERVLIGIDDTDTKEEGATWTLTHNMAKELDCIESVYLSHSLVQLFPVSARTQNCVSTVLEFGCVNEEAKQELLESIKAALLKYSVSDETGMVVLSDFDAKKMNEYSKECRNCELTKEYAMQNAKDNNVDVWLDGNGVIGALAALAWFAQPDDSVKRTAQLE, from the coding sequence ATGAAAGATATAGAACTTAATGACCCCTATACCACTCCATACAGAGGCATATATGCAATATGCGACAGGAACAACGAATATGCAGAGATCATCGAGCATACGAACTGTTATGGCGGTGCCGCATGGTCAAAGTTCCATTATTCACATTCGCCGCTCATCCTGAACACGCGTTCCATTGGGAACATGATCAGATATATAGTGAAAACAGGTACATCCACCCTTGAGCTTAAGCCATCCACTGCTGCTGCAGGAATTGAATCGGTTGTTGTGGAAGGAAATGAGGTTCACATCACATATGCCGGGCTTGGCGGAGGCGGAGTAGGCGCTACAAAATGCAGGGCATTTGCGGAGGGCGTGTTATGTTGCAATTATACAGAATCAGGCGGCGGGCGTGCTGCAAAGGGAACAGTCGTAGTCCCTAAAAGAGAGAGAGTGCTCATCGGTATAGATGACACAGACACAAAGGAAGAAGGCGCCACCTGGACACTTACACATAATATGGCAAAGGAACTGGACTGTATCGAGTCCGTTTACCTTTCTCACTCACTCGTACAGCTTTTTCCGGTATCAGCAAGGACACAGAACTGTGTATCCACTGTACTGGAATTCGGATGTGTGAATGAAGAAGCAAAGCAGGAGCTTCTTGAAAGCATAAAGGCCGCACTCCTGAAATACAGCGTTTCTGATGAGACCGGAATGGTTGTGCTCTCAGACTTTGACGCTAAGAAGATGAACGAGTACAGCAAAGAATGCCGCAACTGTGAGCTAACGAAGGAATACGCCATGCAGAATGCAAAGGACAACAACGTCGATGTCTGGCTTGACGGCAACGGTGTCATAGGAGCACTTGCAGCACTGGCATGGTTCGCACAACCTGATGATTCAGTTAAGCGGACTGCACAATTAGAATAA
- a CDS encoding thiamine pyrophosphate-dependent enzyme, translated as MTDNKDITGLEAIYLAAIDSNVRFITAVAGYPMTAVADYFFKEKDSNDYDIHWFTNEKAAMEASLGTSVTGRRSMVLVKHVGMNLLSDPLMTAMMHTIGAGLVILVGDDPGAKASQNEQDSRFYGALSETAVFDPATPKDAYDSLHRAFELSEEAKVPVIMRITDRLEKREENISRTLSNKEADVAEKKLDRDIWKLTMHGKHQRFHIESEPILIREAENSCFNRISINGEKVGIISSGYPSTVVDDMLSTQLVYSGYSHLAIGLVSPFPKNIMKQFIDKHERILVVEESEAVIESYICTCNNVLGKKSGHLPVGMIQKEHVEFALENIDMDEVTKYTEIQTIVSRGSRPICSDCPFMPLYNVLHDIEPIAGDMGCSIRTAPDPLNAVNTGFALGGAISTACGFPGKGIAVIGDFGLAHSGIVGLINAVDGAFDILVIILQNEIAAMTGGQETPDLHNVVKALAPDTIIFDIDNSIISEGSVKTQNIIKDMIRERLKVKGVSVIYIEGKCTLY; from the coding sequence ATGACAGATAATAAGGATATAACCGGCCTTGAAGCTATTTACCTTGCAGCTATTGACAGCAATGTAAGGTTCATTACTGCTGTTGCCGGATATCCCATGACTGCAGTTGCAGACTACTTTTTTAAGGAAAAAGATTCCAACGATTACGACATCCACTGGTTCACTAACGAAAAAGCAGCCATGGAAGCATCATTGGGCACATCTGTCACCGGAAGAAGGTCCATGGTATTGGTCAAACATGTGGGTATGAACCTGCTTTCAGACCCGCTAATGACAGCGATGATGCATACCATCGGTGCAGGACTTGTCATACTTGTCGGAGACGACCCCGGAGCAAAAGCTTCACAAAATGAGCAGGATTCCAGATTCTACGGAGCACTCTCAGAAACCGCTGTTTTTGACCCGGCAACACCAAAAGATGCTTACGATTCATTGCACCGGGCTTTTGAACTCTCAGAAGAAGCGAAGGTTCCGGTTATTATGAGGATTACTGACAGGCTGGAAAAAAGAGAGGAAAATATCAGCAGAACACTAAGCAATAAAGAAGCTGATGTCGCAGAAAAGAAGCTTGACCGGGATATATGGAAACTCACCATGCATGGAAAGCACCAACGGTTCCATATTGAATCAGAGCCCATTCTGATTCGTGAAGCTGAGAATTCATGCTTCAATCGCATTTCAATAAATGGGGAGAAAGTCGGGATAATATCTTCAGGTTATCCTTCAACAGTAGTGGATGACATGCTATCTACACAACTGGTATATTCAGGTTATTCGCACCTGGCCATTGGGCTTGTCTCACCATTTCCCAAAAACATTATGAAACAATTCATTGACAAACACGAACGTATACTTGTTGTGGAAGAAAGCGAAGCTGTCATAGAATCATATATTTGTACCTGTAACAATGTTCTTGGAAAAAAAAGCGGACATCTTCCTGTAGGTATGATTCAAAAAGAACATGTGGAATTTGCCCTTGAGAACATAGACATGGATGAGGTCACAAAGTACACAGAAATCCAGACCATTGTTAGCAGAGGGTCAAGACCTATCTGCAGCGATTGCCCATTCATGCCACTCTACAACGTACTGCATGATATAGAGCCAATCGCAGGAGATATGGGATGTTCCATACGCACAGCACCTGACCCACTCAATGCAGTTAATACCGGGTTTGCACTTGGTGGTGCAATTTCCACAGCATGCGGTTTTCCAGGAAAGGGAATAGCAGTCATCGGAGATTTTGGACTCGCACACTCAGGAATTGTGGGACTCATAAATGCAGTAGACGGTGCTTTTGATATCCTCGTTATAATACTCCAGAATGAGATCGCTGCAATGACAGGCGGACAGGAGACACCTGACCTGCATAATGTTGTGAAAGCTCTTGCACCGGACACGATTATTTTTGATATTGATAATAGTATCATTTCAGAAGGTTCGGTCAAAACCCAGAACATAATTAAGGATATGATACGGGAAAGACTGAAAGTGAAAGGAGTTTCTGTGATCTATATCGAAGGTAAATGCACACTGTATTGA
- a CDS encoding methanogenesis marker 12 protein, whose amino-acid sequence MFVGIDHGTTAMRFAAFFPESGKVLKLEIPRTEAADMTESQLVSSIEKAFDIISLDISLMAVTYSMGDGITDIEDIRSVNNRGVKSIEGAGKKTGGGSRVFDSIASFGIPAVVIPGIHDGSNTDSRLNIFSHSTSPEKVGIAYHAFSLGFNDFVLSDISSNTVTVGVAAGKLIGAIDACIFAPGLQHGPLDVQALRDVDAGKMSANEAFVHSGVLKNTPFSDRHDLIKAAENKDSKAIHALDSIALFAAMEITGMQILLKDYDSTGEIIIEGSVGEIPYVVEKIEKHLGVRAHVLDRWSAAIGCAEIAQAIHSGSRDILGLNVNFSK is encoded by the coding sequence ATGTTCGTTGGAATTGATCACGGTACGACTGCAATGCGCTTTGCTGCATTTTTCCCAGAGTCTGGAAAAGTGCTCAAACTGGAAATTCCAAGAACTGAAGCAGCTGATATGACCGAGTCCCAGCTGGTGTCATCAATCGAAAAAGCTTTCGATATCATTAGTCTTGATATATCTCTTATGGCTGTGACATATTCCATGGGCGATGGTATTACAGATATTGAGGACATACGAAGTGTCAATAACAGGGGTGTTAAAAGTATCGAGGGAGCTGGAAAGAAAACAGGCGGTGGAAGTCGTGTTTTTGATTCAATCGCATCATTTGGGATTCCAGCAGTTGTTATACCTGGTATTCATGATGGGAGTAATACGGATTCCCGGCTGAATATTTTCTCTCATTCTACCAGTCCGGAGAAAGTAGGGATTGCTTACCATGCATTTTCTCTTGGTTTTAATGATTTCGTTCTTTCTGATATAAGTTCCAATACTGTAACAGTAGGCGTTGCAGCTGGCAAACTTATTGGCGCCATAGATGCCTGTATATTTGCACCTGGATTGCAGCATGGTCCGCTTGATGTGCAAGCCCTGAGAGATGTAGATGCCGGAAAGATGAGTGCGAATGAAGCATTTGTGCATTCTGGTGTTCTTAAGAACACTCCTTTCTCAGACAGGCATGATCTCATTAAGGCAGCTGAAAACAAGGACTCAAAGGCAATTCACGCACTGGATAGTATAGCTCTCTTTGCTGCCATGGAAATTACGGGTATGCAAATTCTGCTGAAGGATTACGATTCAACAGGTGAGATTATTATAGAGGGCTCTGTTGGTGAGATTCCTTATGTTGTAGAAAAGATCGAAAAACATCTTGGTGTAAGGGCTCATGTACTTGACAGGTGGAGCGCTGCTATTGGATGTGCTGAGATTGCACAGGCCATTCACTCGGGTTCACGGGATATTCTCGGATTGAATGTTAACTTCTCGAAGTAA
- a CDS encoding DUF2103 domain-containing protein produces the protein MSDTINANGVNKPKSKLGGSHSTIIGGRSGKKIVSMLSQHSEIKKIIPSVITVKGKGNSGGMLTARVQRPDERGNLRLLLSRGTSFQELRLVTTVGSFTEGERIMEELNLLLIDD, from the coding sequence ATGAGTGATACTATCAATGCAAATGGGGTTAATAAACCGAAATCCAAACTTGGCGGTTCCCATAGCACCATAATTGGTGGTCGAAGTGGTAAGAAGATAGTATCTATGTTGAGTCAGCATTCTGAGATCAAAAAGATAATACCTTCGGTGATTACTGTAAAAGGAAAAGGTAATTCAGGGGGTATGCTGACCGCCCGCGTACAAAGGCCTGATGAACGGGGTAATCTGAGGCTGCTTCTTTCTCGTGGAACTTCCTTTCAGGAACTACGCTTAGTAACTACTGTTGGTAGTTTTACAGAAGGGGAGCGTATCATGGAAGAACTCAATTTATTGCTAATTGATGATTAA
- a CDS encoding acetolactate synthase gives MEEKIIKQISLFAENKPGRLANIAENFRKAGINIRAFTIAEAGDFGIIRMVVDKPDAAHEVLHDAGFTVSETNVMGVEMQDIPGGLGKIADVLGEKSINIDYAYAFVTKTEKALLILRVSDIEGAIKILHGAGVKLIDMADIQEI, from the coding sequence ATGGAAGAGAAGATCATCAAACAAATATCCCTTTTTGCTGAGAACAAACCTGGCCGTCTTGCAAACATCGCAGAAAACTTCAGGAAGGCTGGCATCAATATCAGGGCATTCACTATAGCCGAAGCAGGAGACTTTGGAATCATCAGGATGGTCGTTGATAAACCGGATGCAGCACATGAAGTTCTTCATGATGCAGGTTTCACTGTTTCCGAAACCAATGTGATGGGTGTGGAAATGCAAGACATACCTGGTGGTCTGGGGAAAATAGCAGATGTTCTTGGTGAGAAGAGTATAAATATTGATTATGCATATGCTTTCGTCACAAAGACGGAGAAAGCTCTTCTGATTCTAAGGGTCAGTGACATCGAGGGAGCTATCAAGATTCTTCATGGTGCAGGTGTCAAGCTTATAGATATGGCTGATATTCAGGAGATATGA
- a CDS encoding phenylacetate--CoA ligase encodes MIEYWNPLVERMPVDELDNMQEKKLKSLVNYVYQHSDFYKKKFDDAGVKPEDIQSLGDLKKLPFTYKSDLRDTYPTGMFCVPNEQLVRFHVSSGTTGKPTVVGYTRNDINEWATSLARALTSIGVGRGDVVQISYGYGLFTGGLGLHYGAEEVGCTVLPTSSGNTEKQLDLMQDLNSSVMACTPSYFLFMNEVANQSGLSIENDTQLRVGIFGAEPWSEEMRSRIEEATGIKAYDIYGTSELSGPLCTECQYQDGIHIWADQFLIEVIDPETGEQLEEGERGELVITTLAKEALPLIRYRIGDITVINRQPCECGRTHPRIMRVLGRADDMLIVRGINVFPGQVESVLMNIPEVGEHFMIVVDRINELDIMKVQIEITDEAFSDKVNDIISLEKKVGTALKNVLNLAVKVELVEKGTIPRSMGKAKKVIDNRKL; translated from the coding sequence ATGATAGAGTACTGGAACCCATTGGTTGAAAGGATGCCAGTTGATGAACTGGATAATATGCAGGAAAAGAAACTAAAAAGTCTGGTGAATTATGTATATCAGCATTCGGATTTCTATAAAAAGAAATTTGATGATGCAGGTGTTAAACCTGAGGATATACAGTCACTGGGCGATTTAAAAAAGTTGCCTTTTACATATAAGTCAGACCTCAGGGATACCTATCCAACAGGTATGTTCTGTGTGCCCAATGAACAACTCGTTCGTTTCCACGTTTCTTCAGGAACAACCGGAAAACCTACGGTAGTCGGATACACTCGTAACGACATTAATGAATGGGCTACGTCCCTTGCAAGGGCACTTACCTCAATTGGTGTCGGACGCGGTGATGTTGTCCAGATAAGTTACGGATACGGTCTTTTTACAGGTGGTCTTGGCTTACACTATGGTGCTGAAGAGGTAGGTTGCACAGTTCTTCCGACAAGTTCCGGAAACACTGAAAAGCAGCTGGATCTCATGCAGGACCTTAATTCCAGTGTAATGGCATGCACTCCATCTTACTTCCTCTTCATGAATGAGGTTGCAAATCAGAGTGGTCTAAGCATAGAGAATGATACTCAGCTTCGTGTGGGTATATTTGGTGCAGAGCCCTGGTCTGAGGAGATGAGGTCTCGGATAGAGGAAGCTACAGGTATCAAAGCTTATGATATATATGGTACATCCGAACTCAGTGGACCTCTTTGCACAGAATGCCAATATCAGGATGGTATACATATCTGGGCAGATCAGTTCCTGATCGAGGTCATAGACCCTGAGACTGGAGAACAGCTCGAAGAAGGTGAGCGCGGAGAACTTGTAATTACCACACTGGCCAAAGAAGCGCTTCCACTTATCAGGTATCGTATCGGCGATATTACAGTTATCAATAGGCAGCCATGTGAATGTGGACGTACTCATCCTCGTATCATGAGAGTTCTGGGACGTGCAGATGATATGCTTATTGTTCGTGGTATCAACGTGTTCCCTGGACAGGTGGAATCAGTCCTCATGAATATCCCTGAAGTCGGCGAGCATTTCATGATCGTTGTTGACAGGATCAATGAACTTGATATCATGAAGGTCCAGATCGAGATAACTGATGAAGCGTTCAGCGATAAGGTCAATGATATCATATCGTTGGAGAAAAAAGTTGGAACAGCACTAAAAAATGTGCTCAATCTTGCTGTGAAGGTGGAACTTGTTGAAAAAGGAACTATTCCAAGATCAATGGGTAAAGCCAAGAAAGTAATAGACAACAGAAAGTTATAA
- a CDS encoding DHH family phosphoesterase, producing the protein MQVEETEFFNKLLDYTNILYLCHRNADPDAVSSAFALSEALGGTIGLVDGCNRVASLLIDKLNIDVVETPDPSEYDITLVVDTSTSSQLNDIKLGKYCVIDHHATTALIENAEFYLHRHATSTAEMVFGILQSMGAPIMRRTAMGLLTGIITDTGHFKHATQETFKTVSEIIAASGVEYADVLEMMAATPQDISMRIAMLKCATRATIERVDDWLVVDSHVNSFGGAASSMFLNVGADVALIGTSRDANIRVSGRAKREAVAAGVNLGKIMEDISKNYDGTGGGHAGAAGIDVVADMDTIIFECKYRIRDILRGKPNPSICDSLNEESQKSE; encoded by the coding sequence ATGCAAGTTGAAGAAACGGAGTTTTTTAATAAACTTCTGGATTACACTAATATTCTTTATCTTTGCCATCGGAATGCTGATCCAGATGCAGTGAGCAGTGCGTTTGCTCTTTCTGAGGCACTGGGTGGGACAATCGGTCTTGTGGATGGATGCAACAGGGTTGCTTCACTTCTTATAGATAAACTCAACATTGATGTTGTTGAAACACCCGACCCATCGGAGTATGATATTACTCTGGTAGTTGATACTTCTACTAGTTCACAGCTCAATGATATCAAGCTTGGCAAGTATTGTGTGATCGATCACCATGCTACTACAGCTTTAATTGAAAATGCCGAATTCTATCTTCATCGTCATGCAACATCCACTGCAGAAATGGTCTTTGGTATTCTGCAATCCATGGGTGCTCCCATCATGCGTCGCACTGCCATGGGTCTTTTGACCGGTATAATTACCGATACAGGACACTTTAAACATGCTACGCAGGAAACTTTCAAGACGGTTTCCGAGATAATAGCTGCCAGCGGAGTGGAGTATGCCGATGTACTGGAAATGATGGCTGCAACTCCTCAGGACATATCAATGCGCATCGCAATGTTAAAATGTGCAACAAGGGCAACCATTGAAAGAGTTGATGACTGGCTGGTAGTTGATTCTCACGTAAATTCATTTGGAGGTGCTGCTTCTTCTATGTTTCTTAATGTTGGTGCAGATGTTGCTCTTATTGGTACTTCGCGTGATGCCAATATAAGGGTTAGCGGAAGGGCTAAGCGTGAAGCAGTTGCAGCAGGTGTGAATCTGGGTAAGATAATGGAAGATATTAGTAAGAACTATGATGGTACCGGAGGAGGACATGCAGGAGCTGCTGGCATAGATGTAGTTGCTGATATGGATACCATCATTTTTGAATGCAAATACAGGATACGTGATATCCTCAGAGGGAAACCCAATCCCTCGATATGTGATTCACTGAACGAAGAATCTCAAAAATCAGAATAA
- a CDS encoding prefoldin subunit beta, producing the protein MSTQIPPQIQNQISQLQQVQQQAQSLAMQKSQIESLQKESEMALEELDKLPEDVVVYRSIGELQIKSSKEESVSKLNEKVETLSLRIQSISRQEERVSKRFTQLQEQIEQSMGNQAQ; encoded by the coding sequence ATGAGTACACAAATACCCCCGCAGATACAGAACCAAATATCTCAGTTGCAGCAGGTTCAGCAGCAGGCACAGTCCCTGGCTATGCAAAAATCCCAGATAGAGTCCCTGCAAAAAGAATCTGAAATGGCACTTGAAGAACTGGATAAACTTCCTGAAGATGTTGTTGTTTATCGCAGCATAGGCGAATTGCAGATAAAGTCCAGCAAGGAAGAATCCGTTTCTAAATTAAATGAAAAGGTCGAGACACTTTCACTCAGAATACAATCAATTTCAAGGCAGGAAGAAAGAGTCTCCAAACGTTTCACACAACTTCAGGAACAGATCGAACAATCTATGGGGAACCAGGCTCAATAA
- a CDS encoding KEOPS complex subunit Pcc1: MLLITNSVFETPAAPSIYRSLKPELETMITDRSSVDMLFEGTSLYLTVRSDDLVSMRSTLNTWLRLIQVASETASCLV, translated from the coding sequence TTGCTCTTAATCACCAATTCTGTATTTGAAACGCCTGCAGCTCCTTCTATTTATCGTTCCCTGAAACCTGAACTTGAGACAATGATAACTGACAGGTCTTCTGTTGATATGCTCTTTGAAGGTACCTCTCTTTATCTTACCGTTAGATCTGATGACCTTGTTTCCATGCGCTCAACTCTTAACACATGGCTACGCCTAATTCAGGTTGCATCCGAGACAGCATCCTGTCTGGTATGA
- a CDS encoding DNA-directed RNA polymerase subunit P yields the protein MAYKCTRCKRNVEIDYEYTGIRCPYCGHRILVKERPTSIKRIKAE from the coding sequence ATGGCCTATAAATGTACAAGATGCAAAAGAAATGTTGAGATCGATTATGAGTATACTGGTATCCGCTGCCCATACTGTGGACACCGTATTCTTGTGAAAGAACGTCCAACATCTATTAAGCGCATCAAAGCAGAGTAA
- a CDS encoding 50S ribosomal protein L37ae, producing the protein MAKKYTRKGRVSRSAGRFGTRYGRKDRKLVADLEEKMRMPHMCSKCARPTVKRIGTGIWKCTKCDYTFAGGTFLPQTNVGKTVTRSVKKATEALE; encoded by the coding sequence ATGGCAAAAAAGTATACAAGAAAAGGGCGAGTGTCCAGATCCGCTGGTAGGTTTGGTACACGATATGGTAGGAAGGACCGTAAATTAGTAGCGGACCTTGAAGAAAAGATGCGAATGCCTCACATGTGTTCAAAATGTGCACGTCCTACCGTCAAAAGAATAGGCACTGGTATATGGAAATGTACAAAATGTGACTATACCTTTGCAGGTGGAACTTTCCTGCCACAGACCAATGTAGGCAAGACAGTTACACGTTCAGTTAAGAAAGCAACAGAAGCACTCGAGTAG
- the rrp42 gene encoding exosome complex protein Rrp42 — MSNESMSILKKDYIYNLMLKGKRDDGRTFDEIRNIDLRTNVIDKAEGSAWIKLGETEILVGVKVQIGTPFPDSAGEGVIITSMELNPIASPNFEAGPPKENAIEMARVTDRGIRESGAIDLSKLCITKGEEVWMVFIDIHVLNNCGNIQDAASLGAIAALLTATVPGGREGRGEDVPMPIRDMPVAITLVDIGGEMMLDPGLDEETACDTRITIISNQDGSISGMQKSGDGALTEEQLLKAVSLACQKASELREAHLLNI, encoded by the coding sequence ATGAGTAATGAATCAATGTCTATACTTAAGAAAGATTATATTTACAACCTTATGCTCAAAGGGAAACGTGATGATGGTCGTACCTTTGATGAAATAAGGAATATAGATCTCAGGACCAATGTAATTGATAAAGCAGAGGGTTCTGCATGGATCAAGCTGGGAGAAACAGAAATTCTGGTCGGTGTTAAAGTTCAGATTGGAACTCCGTTCCCTGATTCTGCTGGCGAAGGTGTCATTATTACAAGCATGGAGTTAAATCCAATTGCTTCTCCTAATTTTGAGGCTGGTCCTCCAAAGGAGAATGCAATAGAGATGGCTCGGGTGACTGACAGAGGTATCCGTGAATCAGGCGCAATTGATTTAAGTAAGTTGTGTATTACGAAGGGGGAAGAAGTTTGGATGGTATTCATCGATATCCATGTTCTCAATAACTGCGGGAACATTCAGGATGCTGCCTCTCTGGGTGCAATTGCTGCCTTGTTGACTGCCACTGTTCCTGGTGGACGTGAGGGACGTGGAGAGGACGTGCCTATGCCTATCAGAGATATGCCTGTTGCTATTACACTGGTAGATATCGGCGGCGAGATGATGCTTGACCCAGGTCTTGATGAAGAGACTGCATGCGATACCCGTATAACAATCATCTCTAATCAGGATGGTTCTATATCAGGAATGCAAAAGAGCGGTGACGGTGCACTTACTGAAGAGCAGCTGTTAAAGGCCGTTTCTTTGGCATGCCAGAAAGCATCAGAACTGAGGGAAGCTCATCTGCTGAATATCTAA
- the rrp41 gene encoding exosome complex exonuclease Rrp41 — MSDKPEKFIDENGLRLDGRRINEIRPMKMEIGVLSRADGSCYLEWGNNKVLAAVYGPRELHPRRLQKADSALIRYRYNMAAFSVEDRIRPGPNRRSIEISKVSREAFEPVVLTHLYPGAVIDVFAEVLQADAGTRTAAINAASLALADAGIPMKGLISACAVGKVDGQMVLDLNKPEDNYGDADIPMAMTSDGEITLLQMDGDVTQEEFKTAIEMCKDGCRQILAMQQETLRNKFTKLEEVETSEDEEDVDVSALVESALVSSEEDETSEDAEGIEEGEMEDDVEDAETEDEVESVEEQEDSFQDVDEEDIPEDNDEDVPEDDEETV, encoded by the coding sequence ATGAGTGATAAACCTGAAAAGTTCATTGATGAAAATGGATTACGTCTCGATGGAAGACGTATTAATGAGATCAGGCCTATGAAAATGGAGATAGGTGTACTCTCCAGGGCCGACGGTTCATGTTATTTGGAATGGGGTAACAATAAGGTTCTTGCGGCTGTATATGGTCCAAGGGAGCTCCATCCAAGAAGATTGCAGAAAGCAGATTCTGCATTGATAAGATATCGTTATAATATGGCAGCTTTTTCTGTGGAGGACCGCATAAGGCCTGGTCCAAACAGAAGAAGTATCGAAATATCAAAAGTAAGCCGCGAGGCATTTGAGCCTGTCGTTCTTACGCATCTTTATCCTGGTGCTGTTATTGATGTCTTTGCTGAAGTGCTTCAGGCAGATGCCGGAACTCGTACAGCAGCTATAAATGCAGCTTCTTTGGCACTTGCAGATGCCGGTATTCCTATGAAGGGACTTATCTCTGCATGCGCTGTAGGTAAGGTTGATGGCCAGATGGTGCTTGACCTTAATAAGCCTGAAGATAACTATGGTGATGCTGATATCCCAATGGCTATGACTTCTGATGGTGAGATCACCCTCTTGCAAATGGATGGCGATGTAACACAGGAAGAATTCAAAACAGCAATTGAAATGTGTAAAGATGGATGTCGTCAGATCCTTGCGATGCAGCAGGAGACTCTCAGGAACAAATTTACCAAACTGGAAGAAGTGGAAACCTCTGAAGATGAGGAAGATGTCGATGTTTCCGCTCTTGTTGAATCTGCATTGGTGTCTTCAGAAGAAGATGAAACGTCTGAGGATGCTGAGGGCATAGAAGAAGGCGAAATGGAAGATGATGTAGAAGATGCTGAAACAGAGGATGAAGTTGAATCTGTGGAAGAGCAAGAGGATTCTTTCCAGGACGTAGATGAAGAGGATATTCCTGAAGACAATGATGAGGATGTCCCCGAAGATGATGAAGAGACTGTCTGA